One Setaria italica strain Yugu1 chromosome II, Setaria_italica_v2.0, whole genome shotgun sequence DNA segment encodes these proteins:
- the LOC101783300 gene encoding uncharacterized protein LOC101783300, producing the protein MQQPTAMEATKERRERKAAAAGAKEGADTVQLPTETSPYVQYDGLEDYKMRGYGAQGHLPVSDVPHGGSGTDAPTVPGTAVPVAKPKRQDDVQPQRDLGGGKVDAGRRHGDASTDVVNRHGVP; encoded by the coding sequence ATGCAGCAGCCCACGGCAATGGAAGCGACCAAGGAGCGGCGGGAGCGCAAGGCCGCGGCTGCCGGCGCCAAGGAGGGTGCCGACACGGTGCAGCTCCCGACGGAGACGAGCCCGTACGTGCAGTACGATGGCCTGGAGGACTACAAGATGCGCGGCTACGGCGCGCAGGGCCACCTCCCGGTCTCCGACGTGCCCCACGGCGGCTCCGGCACCGACGCTCCCACCGTCCCGGGCACCGCCGTCCCCGTGGCGAAGCCGAAGCGACAGGACGACGTCCAGCCGCAGCGAGATCTGGGAGGAGGGAAGGtcgacgccggccgccgccacggggACGCGTCCACGGACGTCGTCAACCGCCACGGCGTGCCGTAG
- the LOC101783708 gene encoding aspartyl protease family protein At5g10770: MASVARRAALLRGSCLAVVLALAALASAGESSGAPDWHVVSVGSLLPSSICAAATAASNSSALSVVHRHGPCSPLLARVGGAPSHAEILDRDQDRVDSIHHRHRGSGAAPAINPARASKGVSLPAHRGLSLGTGNYIVSVGLGTPRKDFSVVFDTGSDLSWVQCKPCKDCYEQQDPLFDPAQSSTYAAVPCGDPHCRGLDSSTCASGNRCRYEVVYGDQSQTDGNLVRDTLVLGPSDALQGFVFGCGDDDSGLFGKADGLVGLGRAKVSLTSQAAAKYGAGFSYCLPSSSSSAGYLSLGGAAPSNAQFTAMVARSDTPSFYYLDLVAIKVAGRTVSIPAAVLKAPGTVIDSGTVITRLPDTAYRALRSSFAGFMRRYKRAPALSLLDTCYDFTGHRTVQIPSVALVFSGGVTVSLDFSGVLYVSKVSQACLAFASNGDDTSIGILGNTQQKTFAVVYDVANQKIGFGAKGCT; this comes from the exons ATGGCATCCGTGGCGCGGCGCGCTGCTCTGCTCCGTGGCAGCTGCCTCGCGGTCGTGCTCGCGCTGGCGGCTCTCGCGTCGGCGGGTGAGAGCAGCGGCGCCCCCGACTGGCACGTCGTGAGCGTCGGCTCGCTGCTGCCGAGCTCAATCTGCGCCGCGGCAACAG CAGCGTCCAACTCGTCGGCTCTCAGCGTCGTGCACCGGCACGGGCCGTGCTCGCCGCTGCTGGCTCGGGTGGGCGGCGCGCCGTCCCACGCGGAGATCCTGGACCGGGACCAGGACAGGGTCGACTCCATACACCACAGGCACAGGggctccggcgccgcgccggcgatcAACCCGGCCCGCGCCTCCAAGGGCGTGTCGCTGCCGGCGCACAGGGGCCTGTCCCTCGGCACGGGCAACTACATCGTCTCCGTCGGCCTCGGGACGCCGAGGAAGGACTTCTCGGTGGTGTtcgacaccggcagcgaccTGTCGTGGGTGCAGTGCAAGCCCTGCAAGGACTGCTACGAGCAGCAGGACCCGCTCTTCGACCCGGCGCAGTCGTCCACGTACGCCGCCGTGCCCTGCGGCGACCCGCACTGCCGCGGGCTCGACTCGTCGACCTGCGCGTCGGGCAACAGGTGCCGGTACGAGGTCGTCTACGGCGACCAGTCGCAGACCGACGGCAATCTCGTGCGCGACACGCTGGTGCTGGGGCCCTCCGACGCGCTCCAGGGGTTCGTCTTCGGGTGCGGCGACGACGACTCCGGGCTGTTCGGCAAGGCCGACGGGCTCGTCGGCCTCGGCCGGGCCAAGGTCTCGCTGACCTCGCAGGCGGCGGCAAAGTACGGCGCGGGGTTCTCATACTGCCTGCCCTCGTCGTCGAGCTCCGCGGGGTACCTGtccctcggcggcgccgcgccgtccAACGCGCAGTTCACGGCGATGGTGGCGCGCAGCGACACGCCATCGTTCTACTacctcgacctcgtcgccaTCAAGGTGGCCGGCCGGACGGTCAGCATCCCCGCGGCCGTGCTCAAGGCGCCTGGCACGGTGATCGACTCGGGAACCGTGATCACCCGCCTCCCGGACACCGCGTACAGGGCGCTCCGGTCGTCGTTCGCGGGGTTCATGCGCAGGTACAAGCGGGCGCCCGCGCTGTCCCTCCTGGACACGTGCTACGACTTCACCGGGCACAGGACGGTGCAGATCCCATCGGTGGCGCTGGTGTTCTCCGGCGGCGTCACCGTGAGCCTCGACTTCAGCGGGGTGCTGTACGTGTCCAAGGTGTCGCAGGCGTGCCTGGCGTTCGCGTCCAACGGCGACGACACCAGCATCGGCATCCTCGGGAACACGCAGCAGAAGACGTTCGCCGTGGTCTACGACGTGGCCAACCAGAAGATCGGGTTCGGCGCCAAGGGCTGCACCTGA
- the LOC101767406 gene encoding sodium/hydrogen exchanger 6, giving the protein MMFGALVSATDPVTVLSIFQELGTDTNLYALVFGESVLNDAVAISLYRTMATMRTHPSGQNFFLVILRFLENFVGSMSSGIGVGLISALLFKYAALGVENLHNLESCLFVLFPYFSYMLAEGIGLSGIVSILFTGIVMKRYTFSNLSEDSQRFTARFFHLLSSLAEAFVFIYMGFDIAMERQSWSHIGFIFFSIIFILLARAANVFSCAYILNLARPPHCQIPRQYQQALWYSGLRGAMAFALALQSVHDLPDGHGETIFTATTSIVVLTVLLIGGSTGTMLEALKVVGDSNRYHQLYEMQENSDGNDPGYMGQNYDEGPSTSSKFKSKLRDLRRSTTSFALLDKIYLTPIFTSQNGDGNDDTPDNSPNKELSISRSPSDLEGT; this is encoded by the exons ATGATGTTTGGCGCTCTTGTGTCAGCAACTGATCCTGTAACAGTTTTGTCTATATTTCAG GAACTTGGCACCGATACAAATCTCTATGCACTGGTTTTTGGAGAATCAGTTCTAAATGATGCT GTGGCTATATCCTTGTACAG GACTATGGCAACTATGAGGACACACCCTTCTGGACAGAACTTTTTCCTTGTAATTCTAAGGTTTCTTGAGAATTTTGTCGGATCAATGTCATCAG GCATTGGTGTTGGACTCATTTCTGCTCTC CTCTTCAAGTATGCAGCACTGGGCGTTGAGAA CCTTCATAATCTGGAGAGTTGCTTGTTTGTGCTTTTCCCATACTTCTC GTACATGCTAGCTGAAGGCATTGGTCTATCCGGCATTGTTTCTATTCTCTTCACTGGTATT GTGATGAAGAGATACACATTCTCAAACTTATCAGAAGATTCTCAGCGTTTTACAGCTCGCTTTTTTCATCTTCTTTCATCACTAGCAGAAGCTTTTGT GTTCATATACATGGGATTTGATATTGCAATGGAACGTCAAAGCTGGTCACATAttggattcatatttttctcaatt ATCTTCATACTACTTGCAAG GGCTGCAAATGTCTTCTCTTGTGCATACATACTTAATTTGGCACGACCGCCACATTGCCAAATACCTAGGCAATATCAGCAGGCTCTTTGGTATAGTG GGCTTAGAGGAGCTATGGCTTTTGCCCTCGCTCTTCAGTCTGTTCATGATCTTCCTGATGGACATGGCGAGACAATTTTCACTGCTACCACGTCTATTGTTGTTCTAACT GTACTTCTTATTGGAGGCTCAACTGGAACGATGCTTGAAGCCCTAAAAGTAGTTGGAGACAGCAACCGTTATCATCAACTGTATG AAATGCAGGAGAATTCTGATGGCAACGACCCTGGTTACATGGGACAAAATTATGATGAAGGACCGTCCACTTCAAGCAAATTCAAATCGAAACTTAGAGATCTAAGGAGAAG CACTACATCTTTTGCTTTATTGGACAAAATTTACCTTACTCCCATTTTCACCTCGCAAAATGGGGACGGCAATGATGACACACCAGATAACAGTCCCA ATAAAGAATTGTCGATATCTAGAAGTCCTAGTGATTTGGAGGGGACATAA
- the LOC101767009 gene encoding aspartyl protease family protein At5g10770 codes for MASLVRRCMMPYGCCLAALLALAALASPGRLGAAAAAEGSGVKWHVVSVSSLLPSAACTATAAAPNSSALRVVHRHGPCSPLRSRGGPPSHAEIMGRDQERLHAMHRRVPKGANVTLQARWGKPLGTSNYYISVGLGTPARDLSVEFDTGSSQSWVQCKPCADCYEQHDPLFDPSKSATYSTVSCAAKECREFGSQNCSSGNNCRYEVSYADKSRTTGTLARDTLRLTPATTVRGFMFGCGHNDAGVFGEVDGLFGLGRGKASLSSQAAVVYGDAGFSYCLPSSSSTVGYLTFGGAAAAPANAQFTAMVSGQDDGSWYYLNLTGIKVGGKAIKAPSAAFATASGTIIDSGTAFSRLPPRAYAALRSAFRRAMAKHGYRRAPASPPFDTCYDLSGHEVVRVPSVVLVFADRTAVALDPSGVLYAWDEASQAACLAFAPNTDETYLGVLGNVQQRTLAVVYDVGNRRVGFGAKGCA; via the exons ATGGCTTCTCTGGTGCGGCGGTGCATGATGCCTTACGGCTGCTGCCTCGCGGCTCTTCTCGCGCTGGCAGCTCTCGCCTCTCCTGGCCGTctcggtgcggcggcggcggccgagggcaGTGGAGTGAAGTGGCACGTCGTCAGCGTCAGCTCTCTGCTGCCGAGCGCGGCCTGCACGGCCACGGCAG CGGCACCCAACTCGTCGGCGCTCCGCGTCGTGCACCGGCACGGCCCGTGCTCGCCGCTGCGGTCACGCGGCGGCCCACCGTCTCATGCGGAGATCATGGGCCGGGACCAGGAGAGGCTCCACGCCATGCACCGCAGGGTCCCCAAGGGCGCGAACGTGACCCTGCAGGCGCGCTGGGGCAAACCCCTGGGCACCAGCAACTACTACATCTCGGTCGGCCTCGGCACGCCGGCGAGGGACCTGTCGGTGGAGTTCGACACCGGCAGCTCCCAGTCGTGGGTGCAGTGCAAGCCGTGCGCGGACTGCTACGAGCAGCACGACCCGCTCTTCGACCCCAGCAAGTCGGCGACGTACTCCACCGTATCCTGCGCTGCGAAGGAGTGCCGCGAGTTCGGCTCGCAGAACTGCTCATCGGGCAACAACTGCCGGTACGAGGTTTCGTATGCAGACAAGTCGCGGACCACGGGCACCCTCGCGCGGGACACGCTGAGACTGACGCCCGCTACGACCGTCCGGGGCTTCATGTTCGGGTGCGGGCACAACGACGCCGGGGTGTTCGGCGAGGTCGACGGGCTCTTCGGCCTCGGCCGCGGGAAGGCGTCCTTGTCCTCACAGGCCGCGGTCGTGTACGGCGACGCGGGGTTCTCCTACTGCCTCCCCTCCTCGTCGAGCACCGTGGGGTACCTGACCTTCGGTGGAGCCGCAGCCGCCCCCGCGAACGCGCAGTTCACGGCGATGGTGAGCGGCCAAGACGACGGGTCGTGGTACTACCTCAACCTCACCGGCATAAAGGTCGGCGGGAAGGCGATCAAGGCGCCCTCGGCCGCGTTCGCGACGGCGTCCGGGACGATCATTGACTCGGGCACGGCGTTcagccgcctgccgccgcgcgcctACGCCGCGCTCCGGTCGGCGTTCCGGCGCGCCATGGCCAAGCACGGGTACAGGAGGGCGCCCGCCTCCCCGCCCTTCGACACGTGCTACGACCTCTCCGGGCACGAGGTCGTGCGGGTGCCGTCGGTGGTGCTGGTGTTCGCCGACCGCACCGCCGTGGCCCTCGACCCCAGCGGTGTGCTGTACGCGTGGGACGAAGCGTCCCAGGCGGCGTGCCTGGCGTTCGCGCCCAACACCGACGAGACGTACCTGGGCGTGCTCGGGAACGTGCAGCAGAGGACGCTCGCCGTCGTCTACGACGTGGGCAACCGGAGGGTCGGGTTCGGCGCCAAGGGTTGCGCCTGA